Sequence from the Sinorhizobium meliloti genome:
GCCTTGGCACGTTCATCTCGCGCGGCATCAGCCAGTCCGATCCCCGTCAACTGGTGACCGGAGCGCTGGCGGTTTCGCTGCTTGCGATCGCAGCCGACCTTTTCCTCGCGCTCGTGCAGCGCCTTCTCACGTCACGCGGTATTCAGGGGGAGGTCACGCCATGATCCGGCTCGAGAATCTGACGAAACACTACGGCCCGGCGCATGATCCGCTCATTGCCGTCGACAATGTGAGTCTAGACTTACCCACCGGAGAGATCTGCGTGCTGCTCGGTCCCTCGGGATGCGGCAAGACGACGACGATGAAGATGATCAACCGTCTGATCCAGCCAACCAGCGGCAAGGTCTTCATCAACGGCAAGGACACGAGCACCATCGATCCGATCAAGCTGCGGCGGACCATCGGCTATGTGATCCAGCAGATCGGCCTTTTCCCGAACAAGACGATCGAGGAAAATATCTGTGTCGTGCCGGACCTTCTGGGCTGGGATCGCCGCAAGTCGCGCGCCCGCGCCAAAGAGCTCCTCGAGCTTGTCGGCCTCCAGCCCGACCTTTTCCTCAAGCGCTACCCGAAGGAACTTTCAGGCGGCCAGCAGCAGCGTGTCGGCGTTCTGCGCGCCCTTGCGGCCGATCCGCCGGTCATGCTGATGGACGAGCCGTTCGGGGCGATCGATCCGATCAACCGCGAAGCCATCCAGGAGGAGTTCCTGAAGATGCAGCGGGAGATCCGCAAGACGATCATCTTCGTCTCACACGATCTCGACGAAGCGGTGAAGATGGCGGACAAGATCGCGATCTTCCGCAGCGGCAGGCTCGAACAATATGCCGCGCCCGACGAACTGCTCGCCCGTCCCGCCAACAGCTTCATCGAAGACTTCCTGGGCTCGGACCGGGCACTCAAGCGGCTGAGGCTCGTCTCGGTGCGCGACGCCATGGAGACGGGTTTCATCACGGTCCGGAGCTCGGACTCGGTCGAGCATGCGCTTGAGCGCATGCGATCGTCGCGCAGCGCTGCAGTCTTTGTGCTGAACGCCGACGGCGCACCGCAATCTCTCTTGAGTGAGCAGGTGGCGGAGCTGCGCTCCGGTACGGTGGGCGATCATGCGGAACCGGTAAAGTCTGCCGTCCCGACCACCGGCGATCTTAGGCAGGCCGTGTCGATAATGTTCGCCCACGACATGCCGCTGCTGCCCTGCGTCGACGAGGGCGGTCGGATGGCAGGCGTGATGAGCTACCGTTCCATCGTGCACTATCTCGCCCATGGAGCAAAGGCATGAGCGCTCTCGTCAGCCCGGCCGCACCGCAGCAAAGGCGCCGGATCGAGACCGCGCCTTTGATCGTGCTCATCGTGCTGGCCGGAACCGTCGCCTGGCTGTGGTGGAGCGGCATGGCAGAGGAAATCCTCGCCTATTCCGA
This genomic interval carries:
- a CDS encoding betaine/proline/choline family ABC transporter ATP-binding protein (Members of the family are the ATP-binding subunit of ABC transporters for substrates such as betaine, L-proline or other amino acids, choline, carnitine, etc. The substrate specificity is best determined from the substrate-binding subunit, rather than this subunit, as it interacts with the permease subunit and not with substrate directly.) — protein: MIRLENLTKHYGPAHDPLIAVDNVSLDLPTGEICVLLGPSGCGKTTTMKMINRLIQPTSGKVFINGKDTSTIDPIKLRRTIGYVIQQIGLFPNKTIEENICVVPDLLGWDRRKSRARAKELLELVGLQPDLFLKRYPKELSGGQQQRVGVLRALAADPPVMLMDEPFGAIDPINREAIQEEFLKMQREIRKTIIFVSHDLDEAVKMADKIAIFRSGRLEQYAAPDELLARPANSFIEDFLGSDRALKRLRLVSVRDAMETGFITVRSSDSVEHALERMRSSRSAAVFVLNADGAPQSLLSEQVAELRSGTVGDHAEPVKSAVPTTGDLRQAVSIMFAHDMPLLPCVDEGGRMAGVMSYRSIVHYLAHGAKA